The following is a genomic window from Spirosoma foliorum.
GGTCCAGCACAGCAGCCGCATCGGGTAGTTCGTCGCCAGGGCGGTGGTGATCGCAGATAATAAAATCGACGCCAAGCGCTTTCGCTTCGGCCACACGCTCAATTGATTTAATGCCACAGTCGAGGGCAATAATCAACGAAAACCCATTCTCGGCGGCCCACTCGATTCCCTGTCGTGAGATCCCGTAACCTTCCTTATATCGGTCGGGAATATAATAATCTATCTTTGTGTGATAGTTTTTCAGAAAGCCATATACCAATGCTACCGAAGTCGTGCCGTCTACATCGTAGTCGCCATAGATCAGGATTTTCTCCTCCCGTTCGGGCAGCATGGCCATTTGAAGGCGCATAATAGCCCGATCCATATCCTTCATCTCGAACGGATTATGCAAATGACTAATTTCGGGCCGAAAAAAAACGCGCGCATCATCGTAGGTTGTGACACCTCGCTGAACCAGCAAAGCCGCCAGAAATGGACTGATGCCCAATGACTGCGTTAACGACTGAATAGCAGTTTGCTGCTCCTTCGAGTCAGGGAACGGTTTGGGTATCCATCGTTTAGGTGGTGGGGACGGCTGGGCTATCATAACTGCAAGATAAATCCGTTTTTAGAAAAACGCTCTGTCTATGTTCTTTTTGCTTTCAATTCTTACGCTCTTGTCTCCGGGTTATAGTCCTGTAATTTCATCATCGAAAGCGACCTTAACCATTGATATTCATAATATCCGCTCTCAGAAAGGGTCTGTTTATATTGCGATCTATAAACCGAACAGTGGATTTCCGGACGGTAAGCCAATTGATGGAAAAAAAACTGAAATAAAAGGAACGAGCGCACAAACAACCTTTTCCATTGAACCGGGCGAGTATGCCGTAGCGGTTTTTCATGATGAAAACGACAATGGAGTACTGGATAAGCGGATGTTTGGTATTCCTAAAGAACCCTACGGATTTAGCAATAATTTTCGTCCCCGAATGTCAGCCCCAAAGTTCAAAGATTGTCAGTTCACGGTTGGCAACCACGACAAGACTATCAGTATAAAGCTGGATTCTTTCTGAATTTGGATTCGTCTGATTGAACTGATTTTTATGATTTATTTAGCCATAAATGACTTACTCTTTGCTGCTAATAGCCAAGTCGTAAGCGTTTCAATTAATAAGAATTAACAAAATCATAAAAATCATTTTCATCAAAAAAATCCTACCGGGTTGCCGCTGCAATTCAGATTTTTTTTGTAATTTTACCCGGCAAATAACACAACCTGCTATTTGCTCATGAGCTTAGATACCAGTAAGTTCCTTTACGAGGCTCTCACCTACGACGACGTACTGCTGCTGCCCGCCTATTCAGAGGTTCTTCCACGCGATACGCAAACCGTTACCCAGCTTACCCGTAACATTCGTTTAAACATTCCGCTTATTTCGGCGGCAATGGATACCGTTACCGAATCGGCCTTGGCTATTGCCATGGCACAGGAAGGCGGAATTGGCATTATCCACAAAAATATGAGCGTTGAAGCCCAGGCCGAACAGGTCCGCAAGGTGAAACGTTCAGAGAGTGGAATGATCATTGACCCTATCACCCTACTCGAAACTGCTTCATTGGGTGATGCGCACAAAATTATGCGCGAGTTTAAGATTGGCGGTATTCCAGTTGTTGATGAATCGGGCAAACTCGTTGGCATTTTGACGAATCGTGACCTGCGTTTCCAGCACGACATGTCGAAACCGGTCACCGACGTCATGACGCAGAATAACCTCATTACGGCACGAGAAGGCCTAACGCTTGAAGAAGCCGAAAGTATTCTCCAGCAACATCGGATTGAAAAGCTACCCATTGTCAACAACGACTACCACCTGGTTGGCCTGATTACCTACAAAGATATCCTGAAGAAGAAGAGCCACCCGAACGCTTGCAAAGACGAGCTGGGCCGGTTACGCGTAGGCGCTGCTGTTGGCGTTACCCATGATCTTACCAAACGCATTGAAGCCCTGGTTAAAGCGGGCGTCGATGTGATCAGTGTCGATACGGCGCACGGCCACTCGAAAGGCGTTCTGGATGCTGTTCGCGGCATCAAAGAACAGTTTCCTAAACTACAGGTGATTGCCGGTAATGTGGCAACAGGCGAGGGCGCCAAAGCCCTGGCTGATGCCGGTGCCGATGCCGTGAAAGTTGGGGTTGGACCGGGCAGTATCTGTACCACACGCATTATTGCGGGTATTGGTATGCCACAATTAACGGCCGTTTACGAAGCATCGAAAGCATTGCAGGGAACTGGTGTTCCCGTTATTGCCGACGGTGGCATTCGGTTCTCGGGCGACATTACGAAGGCACTTGCCGGTGGAGCCAGCACCGTGATGATTGGTTCTCTCCTGGCTGGTACCGAAGAAGCGCCCGGCGAAGTGGTTCTTTATGAAGGTCGTCGGTTCAAAACTTACCGGGGTATGGGCTCCGTAGAAGCCATGGAAGATGGTTCGAAAGACCGTTATTTCCAGGATGCCGAAGATGATATCAAGAAACTTGTTCCCGAAGGCATTGTGGGTCGGGTGCCCTTCAAAGGTAAAGTTTCCGAGATTATTTATCAGATGGTTGGTGGTTTGAAAGCTGGTATGGGCTACTGCGGTGCCATCGATATTCCGACTTTGCAACAAGCCAAATTTGTAAAAATTACCACGGCTGGTGCACGCGAAAGCCATCCGCACGATATTTCAATTCAGAAAGAAGCACCGAACTACTCCGTTCGATAAGCGACTTAAGGTCAGGGAAGTTACGATTTCTCTGACCTTAATTTCCAATAATAACTCGTCCAGTTCCTTCCTGAATGAGTTTCCCCGCCCCCCAAAATTGAATTCCCTTAGCCAGCCCTGTATAGGCATTGGGAATTGTAACCGAATGCCCGTCCATAATCTGAACAGGTAGTGTACCATCAGGAATACAAGTGCAATTCCAGGTAGTTGGCGAATTCCAATTGCCACTTCTAATCGAATAGACTCCCGTAGGGACAACTACCGTTACAGTTACATTCTCACTTTTATCGCTCAGACAAACCTTAGTACCCGTCGTTCGCTCACAGCGGGCGTAGTATTGGGTGGTACCGGTTGGCGAAACCGGCATACTAATGGCTACATCATCGGCAGTCTGATACCATTTTAGGACAGAGCCCGTATCTGTACAACCGGTGGCATTGAGTGTAATTGACCCACCAGCCGTAATGGTTGTACTCGTACTGGTAACAACAGGCGGAGCGGTACTTAAAATGGTAAACGTAGTAGCAACACGGCAGACACTTCGTTCGGGAGTTGACACATAAAACGTGGTGGTGCCAGGCGTGGCTGTATTAGGAATGCCGGAGCCCGCTACCCCTACCGGATTGAACGTTGGGATTACAGCTATTGGCGTAGTACTCGTAAGGCTAGTAAACCAGGTTGGCGTGCCCGTGAAAAAGACAGGGGCGCTTCCCTGTAAAGTAAAGCTACCTGTTACATTGCTAGAATAGGTAGCCACAACCAAAATGTAAGTTACGCCCTGCGTAAGTGAATGAGTTAACTGAGACAGATAGGCTGGGCCACTATCGTCATCGCCATGCAGAAAATTAGTAGCTGGGCTTGCGGGATTAAAGGATGTTTGATACAATGATAGATATGTATCATTATAGCCATCACTCAAAGTAGCTGATGTAATCCCAAACGTTTGCGTACCACTCGAAGGCGCTGTAAACGTAAACGCCTGATAATAAACCGAACGACCGGCCGTGTAGCTCGTTACGTCATCCCCTGAAGCACGAGTATATATTGGCGAACTGGTTGATAGCGTTCGGGTAACCGTATTGGTTTCTACAATTGCTACACTGAGGCCTCCATCACTAGGCACAGTAGCATTCTGACAAACCGAATACGAGCCGACAATAGGAGTTACAACAGGGTTGACTATAACATCAACTGGCAAACGTGAGGGACCTGCTCCACAACCACTTGGACTTATTGAGAAGGTATACCGAACCGTGATCGGCTGATCAGTTGTATTGATCAGTGTTTCGTTAACTATCGCCGAACTGCCCACCGCACTGGCATTAGTAATGCCCGCCACAACAGCACGAGTCCAGCTAAAACTAACGCCCGTTGTGCTTGAGGTGGCCGTATAGGTAAATGAAGATCCTGAACAGGCGGTTGCTGTTGCCGGTGAGCTGAGCGTATTTCCCCCAATCAGGGTATAGTCCTCGGTCACAATCCGATCGTCTGATGAAACACCCGTCGAGGCATTAGCTCCTAAACCCCGTCGGGCAAAAGCTCGACCGATAGCGCAACGATATCGTCCTCCAAACAAGAGCTGGTCGGCCTGTAGAATGGCGTCGCGAGATTGCACAAAACTGGGGCTACAGGGTTGTAAACGTAAGCCTTCGGTCACCAACTTTAGAGCCGCTATGTTGCCCTGCATAGCCGTTACGCTGGTGGGTGTATCGTAGATGTTAGCGGTAATCTGGTTATCCTGCAAGATAATTTCCCAGGTCATATCCCACAACATGGTAGCCCAGATGGTGCCAATTCCGTGCGGTATCGAAAAATTCGTATCGCCTACTTTGGCATACGTAACAGCACTATTGACATTGGCCATATCGTAGGAATAGGGATATTGGCGGATACCCAGTCCGATGGTCGGCTCCCCACTGGCATACGTTCCTATTCCCCGTGGTAGATTAGCGCTGGCCACATTGGCACTCAACGATGACCAGGGGGTTGTCATCATCAACGCCAGGTAATCGCTCCACCCCTCTCCTCCTTGTTCAGCGTTTTGCAGACAAGTTGAATTGGCTGGC
Proteins encoded in this region:
- a CDS encoding DUF2141 domain-containing protein codes for the protein MFFLLSILTLLSPGYSPVISSSKATLTIDIHNIRSQKGSVYIAIYKPNSGFPDGKPIDGKKTEIKGTSAQTTFSIEPGEYAVAVFHDENDNGVLDKRMFGIPKEPYGFSNNFRPRMSAPKFKDCQFTVGNHDKTISIKLDSF
- the guaB gene encoding IMP dehydrogenase, producing the protein MSLDTSKFLYEALTYDDVLLLPAYSEVLPRDTQTVTQLTRNIRLNIPLISAAMDTVTESALAIAMAQEGGIGIIHKNMSVEAQAEQVRKVKRSESGMIIDPITLLETASLGDAHKIMREFKIGGIPVVDESGKLVGILTNRDLRFQHDMSKPVTDVMTQNNLITAREGLTLEEAESILQQHRIEKLPIVNNDYHLVGLITYKDILKKKSHPNACKDELGRLRVGAAVGVTHDLTKRIEALVKAGVDVISVDTAHGHSKGVLDAVRGIKEQFPKLQVIAGNVATGEGAKALADAGADAVKVGVGPGSICTTRIIAGIGMPQLTAVYEASKALQGTGVPVIADGGIRFSGDITKALAGGASTVMIGSLLAGTEEAPGEVVLYEGRRFKTYRGMGSVEAMEDGSKDRYFQDAEDDIKKLVPEGIVGRVPFKGKVSEIIYQMVGGLKAGMGYCGAIDIPTLQQAKFVKITTAGARESHPHDISIQKEAPNYSVR
- a CDS encoding M36 family metallopeptidase gives rise to the protein MKLFTHIVLPMMEQVYAQASKYLGIWLTLLSLWLINPVQVYAQVEVETARKYVLSTIEQQKLTAADVNGLVVSSTYRSPTTGWYHVYFNQGYQSVEVYNRVMSIVLIGGQVAALNHNFIPGINLLPRTSALKGTITPFDALQKATANVGLASANLAQTQAPTITKLTDGTLTKSTYLIPDLSDEKIDVKLYWLPVEADQKGQKLVEKLALTWNVRFLTKDAKNGWNIHVDAFSGEILKKKDDVVHCNFGTPDHLTTPHNCPSSSAYFGFRKESLSPNGYTVFDYPLESPNHGSRTESVNPYARFVPTGTGPGATNGWHNDGSVDYITTRGNNVWAQEDTDNNNEVGASPSSATLEFNYPYTQGLNTAAGNQNAAITNLFYWNNLLHDVLWKFGFDEPSGNFQNNNQGRGGLGNDYVLADAQDGGGLDNANFYVPEDGVNGRMQMYLWSNANTYQPDGDFDNGIISHEYGHGWSARLTGGPANSTCLQNAEQGGEGWSDYLALMMTTPWSSLSANVASANLPRGIGTYASGEPTIGLGIRQYPYSYDMANVNSAVTYAKVGDTNFSIPHGIGTIWATMLWDMTWEIILQDNQITANIYDTPTSVTAMQGNIAALKLVTEGLRLQPCSPSFVQSRDAILQADQLLFGGRYRCAIGRAFARRGLGANASTGVSSDDRIVTEDYTLIGGNTLSSPATATACSGSSFTYTATSSTTGVSFSWTRAVVAGITNASAVGSSAIVNETLINTTDQPITVRYTFSISPSGCGAGPSRLPVDVIVNPVVTPIVGSYSVCQNATVPSDGGLSVAIVETNTVTRTLSTSSPIYTRASGDDVTSYTAGRSVYYQAFTFTAPSSGTQTFGITSATLSDGYNDTYLSLYQTSFNPASPATNFLHGDDDSGPAYLSQLTHSLTQGVTYILVVATYSSNVTGSFTLQGSAPVFFTGTPTWFTSLTSTTPIAVIPTFNPVGVAGSGIPNTATPGTTTFYVSTPERSVCRVATTFTILSTAPPVVTSTSTTITAGGSITLNATGCTDTGSVLKWYQTADDVAISMPVSPTGTTQYYARCERTTGTKVCLSDKSENVTVTVVVPTGVYSIRSGNWNSPTTWNCTCIPDGTLPVQIMDGHSVTIPNAYTGLAKGIQFWGAGKLIQEGTGRVIIGN